Within the Acinetobacter radioresistens DSM 6976 = NBRC 102413 = CIP 103788 genome, the region CCCCTGTACATTTGCGCCGTTTAATTGGCCAATTTGCTAAAAATAGTTGAGTGAAGTCATGAGTCTGTATACCACCCAAGATGAAAAAAAACAGGCAGCTGCCAAAGCGGCGCTAAAACATTTGCCTCGAGGCGGTATTTTGGGCGTAGGCACAGGGAGCACGGTTAATTTCCTGATCGAGTTATTGCCAGAGCTGCAACTTGAAGCAGCAGTGGCCAGTTCTAATGCAACAGCAGAGCGACTGAAAAAACTGGGCATTGAAGTGGTTGACATGAACCATGTTGGCGGTCTGGATGCCTACGTCGATGGTGCAGATGAAATCGACCGTCATATGCATATGATTAAAGGGGGCGGTGCAGCACTGACTCGTGAAAAGATTGTTGCTTCAATTGCCAAGAAATTTGTTTGTATTGTAGATGACTCGAAGTGGGTAGAACAGCTGGGCCGTGATTTTCCTTTGCCTGTAGAAGTCATTCCTATGGCACGTTCTGCAGTAGCGCGTAAACTGGTAAGTCTGGGTGGCGATCCGGTATATCGTGAAGGGGTGATTACAGATAATGGTAATGTGATTCTGGATATCTATAATCTGAATATCTTGAACGCACTCGAACTTGAAAAAACCATCAATAATATTCCTGGAGTGGTAACCAACGGTATATTTGCGATCAACAAAGCTGATATTGCAATTGTGGCCACCAATAATGGCATTGAAGAGCGTACAGCCATTTAATGCAGCAGGCTGAATTACCTGAAATCAGAATTGTTCGGCATGCAACAGCAAAGCGTTTGCGCTTGCGTGTCGAACCACAAGGGGTGCGGCTCACTGTACCTCTGCGTTGTACTAAGAAACAGATAGAACAGTTTTTATCTCAGGCAGAGAACTGGTTGTTAGAGACATGGCATAAACAGCAGAGCCAGATACCAGATCTGTTTTCTATTCCAGAGTCTATAAAATTTTTTAATTGCCCTGCTGAGCTTGCAATAAAGCAATGTGCGCAAAAAAACTCTTTTATTTTAAATATAGAGCAGCAGATTCTTATTAATCAGAATCACCCTGAACATAGCTTAAAAGCCTGTGTAATAGATCAGGCAAAGCAGCTGCTACCTGATTATCTCGAATCCATAAGTCAGGAAATTGGGTTGCCGTATAAAACATGCAGTATTCGCCAGCCCAAGACCCGGTGGGGGAGTTGCAGCAGTGTACATGATATTATGCTGCATGCAGGCGCGATATTAATGCCAGAGCAACTGGTGTGCTACTTGTGTATTCATGAACTGGCACATACCCGGCATTTTAATCATAGTCCTCTGTTTTGGGCAGAAGTGGCGCGGCATGATCCAGATTATCTGGTGCACCGCCAGCAGCTTAAGAGTTATAAGTTACCTGGCTGGTGGTATATATAGACTGTGATCTGATGCAGTTGCACATTGTAGAAAATGAGATGAACTGCCATACTAGCCGGGTTTAGGTAAACCTTGAGGAAATAAGAGTGATTTCTGTCGGAATTGTGGGTGGTACAGGTTATACAGGCGTTGAATTGCTACGTCTTTTATTACGGCATCCCGATGTTCAAGTCAGTGTACTCACCTCACGTACAGAAGCAGGCAAGCGTGTAGATGACATGTTCCTAAGTCTGCGCGGCTATACCGATCTCCAGTTTTCAGACTTGGATATGAATGTCCTGAAACATTGTGACGTGGTGTTTTTTGCCACACCGCACGGTGTTGCCATGAAGCACGCTGCCGAGCTGGTTGCTGCTAATACCAAAGTGATTGATCTGGCAGCTGACTTCCGTTTACAGAACTTACAGCAGTTCGAGAAATGGTATGGTCTGGAACATAGCTGTCCGGATATATTGACTGAATCAGTTTACGGTTTAACCGAACTTAACCGTGAAAAAATCAAGCAGGCTAAGGTAGTAGGAAATCCGGGCTGTTATCCAACTACGGTTCAACTTGGTCTGGCGCCACTATTTAAATCTGAACAAGAGCTGGTTAAACCAGCCAGTATTATTATTGATGCTAAGTCTGGCGTTTCAGGGGCGGGTCGTAAAGCCAGTCTTGGCATGATTTACAGCGAAAATGCCGATAATTTTAAAGCTTATGGTGTTGCCGGTCACCGTCATCATCCAGAGATAGTAGAGGCGTTAGAGAACATTTCTGGCCAGAGCGGTGTATTTGACCAGATTCTGTTTATTCCACATCTGGTACCGATGATTCGCGGTATGTTCAGTACTATTTATGTTGATTTAACTGAACAGGGACAAAATACTGATCTACAGTCACTTTATGAAATCTTTTATGCCGATGAACAGTTTGTTGATGTAATGCCATCCAGTAGCTCACCTGAAACTCGTAGTGTACGTGGTGCCAACCAGTTACGTATTGCCCTGTATAAGCCACAGCCAACAAAACTGGTTATTTTAGTGGTTCAGGACAATCTTGTTAAAGGTGCAGCGGGTCAAGCGGTACAAAATATGAACCTAATGTTTGGTTTTGCTGAAAATGCTGGTCTGACCGGTATTGGCTTATTACCATAAAAAACGCTTTTGAACTTCACACATATTTATTTTTAGATTTAAATGTGTGCTTTGAAAAAATTTTTGTATTTTAGAGATGACGATGCAAAACACAGAACCTAATACCACGTCACATAAAGTGAAGAAGCCATTTTTGCAAACCAATATGCCATTGGTTATGGGAGGAGCACTTCTGACATTAGGAAGCCTGGCATTAGGATATTCAGTTGGCCATCGTCAAGGCTTGTCAGTGGTCGGTTATGATGCAGATGCCGAGCAACTGGTTGAAGTGGTCCAGAAGCAGAAAACTGCTCTAAATGCCTTGAACAAGAGCTTGAATGCAGCAATTCAGGAGCGCGATGTGGCGGTAAGCAATTCTAACGATTTGTATACTGGGCGAATTCAAACATGAGGTGCGACAGTTTGAAAAGTCTTATGATAATCAACAAGCTGAGCAAATTTCTCTAATGGTGTAAGCCAATCTAACGCTTTTCTAGGACGAGTATTCAGTGACATGGCAACTTGATTTAAATAATGCTGATCTGCCTGATTTAAATCAATCCCTTTAGGTAAATATTGCCTAATTAAACCATTCATATTTTCGCATGTGCCTTTTTGCCAGGGTGAATGTGGGTCACAGAAATATACATCTATGCCTAAATCTTCTTCAAGTATTTTATGTTCTGCCATCTCGCGTCCACGGTCATAGGTCAACGTTTTACGCAGTTCTGCAGGTAAATATTTCAGAGCTTCAGTTAAAGCCTTGCGCACTGATTCTGCCTTTGCATCAGGTAATGTTGCCAAGATACAGAGCCGTGTATTTCGTTCAATAAGTGTTGCTATCGAACTTTTATTGTCTTTACCTTTAATTAAATCAGCTTCCCAATGACCCGGTATTTTTCTTTCTTGAACTTCGGCTGGGCGCTCATGAATAGTTTTAATATCCTGTAATATAGAATCTTTTTTAGGTTCACCGTTAGCTTTTCGCTTTTTATTTTCATGACGCAGACAGGATAATAAGTCTTTTTTCAACTCACCCTTTGGTAATGCTCGTATCGTTGAATAAATCGTTGTATGGCTTACATTCATTGTTTGATCCAAATCAGGAAATGTCTTTAAACGCTTTGCTATTTGCTGAGGAGACCATAAACAACGGATCGCTTCAACAATAAATTTCCAGAGGATTGAATCGATTTTGAGTTTTCTGTGACCACGTCTACGTCTAGCGAAGGTGTTATCAGAAGCATATCGAGCTTGATAAACGTCATTGATGCTATTTCTTTTAAGCTCACGATAGATCGTACTAGGATGTCTTTTAATGAGTTCAGCAAATTTTCTGGCTGAAAAGCCTTCTTTTCTTGACTCAAGCATTAATGCAGTACGATCTTCAAAGTTAAGATGATGGTATGACAATTTTATATACTCCATAAACCCTTTAAATTAATTAGGTGGTTTATGTCGCACTTCAAGTTTTACTCTGCCCTGCATTAAATGAAGCCCGTGCCAAGCAGTCTCAGGTTGAGGGTATGAGCCTGATCTATCGTGAAGTACTACGTGACCGTGGTGGCCTGAGTCTGACTATACAAAATTTGGGAATTAAACCGCTTTCTGAAAATGCTTATGAGTACCAGCTTGATCTGGTACAGGTCAGCCCCAATAAACGTCGTGCTTCAGGTTCGGTTGAGCTGCGCCTGATTCAGGGCACAGAGGTGCTGGTTGTACCTCTTGAAGACAATAAATTTAATTTCGAAGACTTTGAGCGTCTGACCGGGCGCTGGACTATGCCAAAAGGCTTTACACCTCAATTTATTGAGGTCCGTTTAACTGGAGCAGGCACGCCAGTCATCAAGCGTTTCAGCTGGCAACGTGGAAAACCTGTTGAAAATTCATCAGCATTTATTTCTGAAATTCCTCAAGCAGAAGCAAATGCACAGTAAGTGAAATAAAGATTGTATGCGAGCTACTAAGCGTAAAATAACCTTAAACGAAGTGAAAGCCTCTTTTTGTCAGACCGGCCTAGTTGATTGGCATCTTAATCCACGCTTAAGCGATTCGCAAAATGATGAAGCTGATGGAGAAATTGCAGTTAAACCTGCACCTCCGCAGTTAAAAAAACCACCCCTGTATGCCGTTGTTTTACTAAATGATGACTACACCCCAATGGACTTTGTAATTGAAATTTTACAACAATACTTTGCATTAAATCTTGACCAGGCAACTCAAGTAATGCTAACAGTACATTATGAAGGAAAAGGGGTTGCTGGCATCTATCCGCGAGATATTGCGGAGACCAAGGCAAACCAAGTAAACAATTATGCTCGGTCGCAAGGTCATCCATTACTTTGCCAAATTGAGCCAAAAGATTAAGGGGGTCGCATGCTCAGTCGTCAACTCGAAGTATCCTTACGTTTGGCTGTAAGCATGGCTCGACAAAAGAGACATGAGTTCCTAACGGTTGAACACCTATTGCTGGCTTTGCTGGACAATGATTCTGCAGTTAATGCGTTAAAAGCATGCGGTGCAGATATCGTTTTACTGCGTAAAGAGCTAGAAGAATATGTAGAACAACATACCCCTAAACTTGGTGAAAACAGTGACCAGGCACCACATCCGACAGAAAGCTTTGACCGGATTCTGCAACGTGCTATTTTTCATGTACAGTCCAGTGGCGGTGACCGTACTGTAGAAGGTGCCGATGTTTTGGTTGCAATGTACTCTGAGCGGGATTCCTTTGCAGTCTATTTGCTCAAGCGTCATCAGATTAACCGTTTGACCCTGACTCAATATCTTTCGCATGGTACTCGAAAAGACGAAGTACATATGGAAGAAGAAGCTGAAGATATTGAAGGCGAGGCCACCAGTTCTGCCAATGCAGGGCCGCTGGAACTCTATACTACAAATCTGAATATTGAAGCTCAAAAAGGTAAAACTGATCCACTGATTGGTCGTGAAAAAGAAATCGAGCGTGCCGCACAAATTTTATGTCGTCGCCGTAAAAATAATCCGCTTCTGGTGGGTGATCCAGGTGTGGGAAAAACTTCAATTGCTGAAGGCCTTGCATGGCTGATCGTCAATAACAAGGCGCCTAAGCCACTGGCGAATGCTGAAATTTACAGTCTGGATATTGGTGCGCTAGTCGCAGGCACCAAATACCGTGGAGACTTTGAAAAGCGTTTAAAACAGCTGTTAAATGCCCTGAAGAAAAAACCGGAAGCTGTGTTATTTATTGATGAAATTCATATGATTATTGGTGCAGGCTCTAGTATGGGCAGCACGATGGATGCATCAAACCTGATTAAGCCAGCGCTGGCAAATGGTACTTTACGTTGTATTGGTTCAACCACGTTCCAAGAATACCGTCAAGTATTTGAAAAAGATCATGCCTTATCACGTCGATTCCAGAAAATTGATGTAAACGAACCGACACTTTCAGAAAGTATAGATATTCTACGTGGCTTAAAACCTAAATTCGAAGACTTTCATCATGTAGAGTATGAAGATAGTGCCTTGGTTGCTGCGGTAGAGCTATCATCCAAATTTATTAATGACCGCTTTCTGCCAGACAAGGCAATTGACGTAATTGATGAAGCGGGGGCACAGCGGAGATTAAAAGCTGATGCAGACAATACCCTGATTACAGTTGAAAATATTGAAGATATTATTTCAAAAATTGCCCGTATTCCACCCAAAACTGTCTCTAAAGATGATAAAACAGTACTGAGTCATTTAGAGCGTGATCTAAAACGTGTTGTTTTTGGACAGGATGAAGCAATTACTGCACTGGCTTCAGCAATCAAGCTATCGCGGGCCGGCCTTAAGTCGCCAGATAAGCCGGTTGGCAGTTTTGTATTCGCAGGACCAACAGGTGTTGGTAAAACTGAAGTGACCAAACAGCTGGCAAAAATTTTAGGGCTTGAGCTGGTACGCTTTGATATGTCCGAATATATGGAGCGTCATACGGTTTCACGTCTGATAGGTGCTCCTCCTGGTTATGTTGGTTATGATCAGGGTGGTCTGCTGACTGATGCAATCCATAAAAATCCGCACTGTGTATTGCTTCTGGATGAAATTGAAAAAGCTCATCCGGATGTATTTAACCTGTTATTACAAGTGATGGATCATGGGTCACTGACAGACAATAATGGCCGTAAATCAGATTTTCGCAATGTGATCCTGGTCATGACTACAAATATCGGTGCAGAAAGTATCTCGCGTACTAGTATTGGTTTCGTAGAGCAGGACAACAGTAATGATAATCAGGAAGCAATGAAGAAAGCGTTCTCACCAGAGTTCCGTAATCGTCTGGATGGCGTAATTCAATTTAAGCCATTACCAACTACGATTATCGAATCTGTAGTAGACAAGTTCCTGACAGAACTGCAAGCACAATTGGATGAGAAAAAAGTTGTGCTGGAAGTGGATCAGAGTGCGCGCGAATGGTTAACAGAACAGGGTTATGACCGTCTGATGGGTGCACGTCCAATGCAGCGCTTGATTCAGGAACATCTGAAAAAACCGCTTGCAGAAATGATTCTGTTTGGTGAGCTGGCTGAACATGGCGGTAACGTTGCGGTATCAGTGAAAAAAGAAAATGGACAGGCTGTTGGGCTGAAACTGGAAGTCTTTGAAGACCAGACAGCTGAACCTGCTTAAGCTCTATTTAAAGATATAACCCGTGTTTCGACACGGGTTATTTTTTGGAAATTTTATGGACTTACAATTTACCAAGATTTTAACAACTTTCTTTTTATTCTTTATGACAGCGTTGGCTGAAATTCTTGGCTGTTATTTTCCCTATCTGATATTAAAAGACGGTAAGTCAGCCTGGTTGTGGTTACCTGCAATAATCAGTCTGGCAATTTTTGTATGGTTGCTGACTTTACATCCGGCAGCCTC harbors:
- the rpiA gene encoding ribose-5-phosphate isomerase RpiA, yielding MSLYTTQDEKKQAAAKAALKHLPRGGILGVGTGSTVNFLIELLPELQLEAAVASSNATAERLKKLGIEVVDMNHVGGLDAYVDGADEIDRHMHMIKGGGAALTREKIVASIAKKFVCIVDDSKWVEQLGRDFPLPVEVIPMARSAVARKLVSLGGDPVYREGVITDNGNVILDIYNLNILNALELEKTINNIPGVVTNGIFAINKADIAIVATNNGIEERTAI
- a CDS encoding YgjP family zinc-dependent metalloprotease; amino-acid sequence: MQQAELPEIRIVRHATAKRLRLRVEPQGVRLTVPLRCTKKQIEQFLSQAENWLLETWHKQQSQIPDLFSIPESIKFFNCPAELAIKQCAQKNSFILNIEQQILINQNHPEHSLKACVIDQAKQLLPDYLESISQEIGLPYKTCSIRQPKTRWGSCSSVHDIMLHAGAILMPEQLVCYLCIHELAHTRHFNHSPLFWAEVARHDPDYLVHRQQLKSYKLPGWWYI
- the argC gene encoding N-acetyl-gamma-glutamyl-phosphate reductase, encoding MRVISVGIVGGTGYTGVELLRLLLRHPDVQVSVLTSRTEAGKRVDDMFLSLRGYTDLQFSDLDMNVLKHCDVVFFATPHGVAMKHAAELVAANTKVIDLAADFRLQNLQQFEKWYGLEHSCPDILTESVYGLTELNREKIKQAKVVGNPGCYPTTVQLGLAPLFKSEQELVKPASIIIDAKSGVSGAGRKASLGMIYSENADNFKAYGVAGHRHHPEIVEALENISGQSGVFDQILFIPHLVPMIRGMFSTIYVDLTEQGQNTDLQSLYEIFYADEQFVDVMPSSSSPETRSVRGANQLRIALYKPQPTKLVILVVQDNLVKGAAGQAVQNMNLMFGFAENAGLTGIGLLP
- a CDS encoding IS30-like element ISAba125 family transposase; translated protein: MEYIKLSYHHLNFEDRTALMLESRKEGFSARKFAELIKRHPSTIYRELKRNSINDVYQARYASDNTFARRRRGHRKLKIDSILWKFIVEAIRCLWSPQQIAKRLKTFPDLDQTMNVSHTTIYSTIRALPKGELKKDLLSCLRHENKKRKANGEPKKDSILQDIKTIHERPAEVQERKIPGHWEADLIKGKDNKSSIATLIERNTRLCILATLPDAKAESVRKALTEALKYLPAELRKTLTYDRGREMAEHKILEEDLGIDVYFCDPHSPWQKGTCENMNGLIRQYLPKGIDLNQADQHYLNQVAMSLNTRPRKALDWLTPLEKFAQLVDYHKTFQTVAPHV
- the clpS gene encoding ATP-dependent Clp protease adapter ClpS, yielding MRATKRKITLNEVKASFCQTGLVDWHLNPRLSDSQNDEADGEIAVKPAPPQLKKPPLYAVVLLNDDYTPMDFVIEILQQYFALNLDQATQVMLTVHYEGKGVAGIYPRDIAETKANQVNNYARSQGHPLLCQIEPKD
- the clpA gene encoding ATP-dependent Clp protease ATP-binding subunit ClpA, yielding MLSRQLEVSLRLAVSMARQKRHEFLTVEHLLLALLDNDSAVNALKACGADIVLLRKELEEYVEQHTPKLGENSDQAPHPTESFDRILQRAIFHVQSSGGDRTVEGADVLVAMYSERDSFAVYLLKRHQINRLTLTQYLSHGTRKDEVHMEEEAEDIEGEATSSANAGPLELYTTNLNIEAQKGKTDPLIGREKEIERAAQILCRRRKNNPLLVGDPGVGKTSIAEGLAWLIVNNKAPKPLANAEIYSLDIGALVAGTKYRGDFEKRLKQLLNALKKKPEAVLFIDEIHMIIGAGSSMGSTMDASNLIKPALANGTLRCIGSTTFQEYRQVFEKDHALSRRFQKIDVNEPTLSESIDILRGLKPKFEDFHHVEYEDSALVAAVELSSKFINDRFLPDKAIDVIDEAGAQRRLKADADNTLITVENIEDIISKIARIPPKTVSKDDKTVLSHLERDLKRVVFGQDEAITALASAIKLSRAGLKSPDKPVGSFVFAGPTGVGKTEVTKQLAKILGLELVRFDMSEYMERHTVSRLIGAPPGYVGYDQGGLLTDAIHKNPHCVLLLDEIEKAHPDVFNLLLQVMDHGSLTDNNGRKSDFRNVILVMTTNIGAESISRTSIGFVEQDNSNDNQEAMKKAFSPEFRNRLDGVIQFKPLPTTIIESVVDKFLTELQAQLDEKKVVLEVDQSAREWLTEQGYDRLMGARPMQRLIQEHLKKPLAEMILFGELAEHGGNVAVSVKKENGQAVGLKLEVFEDQTAEPA
- a CDS encoding YnfA family protein, with protein sequence MDLQFTKILTTFFLFFMTALAEILGCYFPYLILKDGKSAWLWLPAIISLAIFVWLLTLHPAASGRIYAAYGGIYIFTALLWLRWVDQVILTRWDLLGGAIVLLGASIIILQPQGWLR